CACAGCCTGCAAAAGAGATATAGATTATCAGGACAAAGGGGAAAAAGAAGCCATTACAGAACCAATGAGCTTTGGCTCAATGCTAGTGGAGTTTTTCCTAAAATTGTGAGATCAAGTTCGAATTCCAATTGAAGCACAATgaacatgtgtgtgtgtgtgtgtgtgtgtgtgtgtgtgtgtgtgttcttAGGAAGCTTCATGTGATTTTACCTTCATCTGCTCTTGATCAGAACAGACAACAAAATTGTCAGCACCAAGCACACTCAAAGCTTCCTCTTTCTTGGATATGCTTGTTCTAAAGACTgttattttgagtccaaaagcctTCCCAAATTTAACTGGCATGTGACCAAGACCACCTAGACCAATCACTCCTAGAGACTTTCCAGGTTGGTTCATCCCACGCCGCATCATAGAATTGTAAACAGTAATTCCAGCACATAGCAAAGGTGCTGCTAAGGCCGAAGGATAGTCATCAGGTATCCTAAAGCAGTACCTGAAGGTTCAACACCAATACAAACTTCTTCAAAACAGTAGAAATTTGTCTAAATTTCCTCTCAGATGATTTAGAACAATAATTTTCACTGCAGAGTACTTGCCTTTCATGGACAACAATGTAGCTAGAATATCCACCCTTTGTGATTGTTCCATCCAAATCAATCCAATTAAATGTTAAAACTATTCCTTTCACACAGTTAACTTCTTCCCTATCATTACAATACCCGCATTCTTTGCATGAGTTGACATAAGTTCCTACTCCTACATGGTCACCAACCTTAAATCGGCTAACATTTGAACCAACCTCTTTTACAATTCCAACAATCTCATGTCTGCATTCAGCTGATAATGGATACAAGATCAGTTCAAGGAAATTCACCAAATCAGGGACATTATGCAATTATACATACCCTGGCACCAAAGGATACATTGAATCTCCAAGCTTATTCCTACTTCAGCCAACATCAGCATGGCAGATTCCACAATGTGTAATTTTTAGTGAAACATCATCTCTGGCAACAGCCCTGAATAGATTTTCTTGGATTAGCTTTTAGCTTACCAATATAATTAAGTCAAGAAAATAACAAATTAATTACTAGGAACATATTCAGGACATTAACTTATTCTATTCTTTGTTATATTTATTGCAAATATTTGATGGTTGATGAATTTGATCATCATTTTCGATAAATGTCAAAGAATTGGGTCACTGGACGATGAATTGATGAGTGTCAAgtgttaataaaagaaattatggtTAGTTAAACTCTTCTAATGTTCACTGaactttgaattgattttattgtgtaaaaaaatttcaatttttagtaatttgtTGTAGGAAAATTCTTACTTACATAAAGGTATATAAATCAATTTATACACTCAAACCAATTAAAATTCGGGAAATTAAACCAAGTTTTGCAATGAGAGCCACCATGTATTATAATAAAATCCACCAATATTTTAATGATGTGTCAATTATTAATTGAGTAGGTTTAAGGTAATCACACCTGATTGTGGCAAGATTTCAGCAAAAATCTGACTAGAATATCTAATGTATCATGTTATAACACACTAAAAATAAAGTGTAGACGAAAAAGCAAATTGAAGATTTCTTCATTTCTATCTATTCTTGTAAAAGTTAATCTTGAATTGAATCCAATCTAAGATTTCTAGCGGGTCACCCACTGAAATCAGTTGAGAATACATCAATATATTGCAACTAAAATTGAAGTACAGTGACCAAATTTTAACAGAATGTTTTGTAACCACAATGAAAATCAGTTCAAAGTGGACTAATTAATAGAATAACTTGCTCATTATTGCTACGGCAAATTTTTCCCAATTTCTTCCCGCTTATAGTTCATAGAGACTTCATGAATCAATCATAAAATTCCCATTGTTTAATACAATCTGTTAAAGTTAAAAAGGAGTTGTTTATCTTCTTTAGTTTGACCTTCAACAATATTCTAAGGACTTGAGTTTCTCCAATTCAAGATTTAAAGTGTATTCCCTTCATGAAAGGCGAAGAAATTGCCTATAGgactaaaatttaataaaactgAACCGAAAACCAATGTGTACAAAGCTCAAAAGATGTGTAAATTTTCATACCTTCGGCTGAACTTGAAAGGTTATAGAACACGCAGGTGAATTTCTTGCAGCCCATGCAAGCCAGTCCCCTTCTACTGTACTTTCAGAACTCTTTGTTGAGTGTTTACCATTCAACCATAAAACATTTGCAGAGTAATAGATTTATAGTAGTGAGTTTACATGATACAGGTTCTTATTCTTTAAAAGACTTGATCTGATATGATATGCAGAAGTAGAGAACGAAAAAACAAGAAACACACACGAGCACCAAAATGAAAGGTGAGAGAAAGATATTTGCGCTTACCAGTTACCGCTCGTGTAGGTAAGCAGCTACAGCTGTTTCTAGCAAATTAATGGTTAATTATCCACTTCAGAATCTTCAAATAAGGAATGACCCATCTTGGATTGCATTTATTCTGGCGTTGCTATTGCCCAGCTACCTATTATGAAACATGGCCCATTAAGTTCCGACTCATACTTGgtcttttatttatttgttttgttttattattattattattattattattattattattattattatttggtgGAAATAAAAGTTTTGGTGAAGGAGACGCTTCTTGTTCTGAGACAGCGTGAATAATTACCTCTTTGAGAGAATAGAGTGGAGTTCACGGATCGATCATTAGGAGGAAAGATTGgtaaaattttaacttttaacTTAATAGATTCAATAATTAAGTTTTACCGATTGAATTAATTCTCATCATCTTTTCGATTCATTATTTGGTAAATATTATGTTtttattcaaattttcatttgatAGAATGAAATATTTTTTCATTAGATGCacgataaattattttattaatgattaaatttaattgtttaaaactttaatttatcaaaattttttcaaaattttaatttaattgcaATAAGGATATATCACTCTCTTTAGAAATAGAGAGAGAAAATTTCTCTCAACTTGACTTTGCTTCTTTTCTGCCTTGAAGTGCTAGTTAGATGGGTTCTCTTTTAGATGTGGGGTATCTCTTAGGGACGTTACCAATGCCTTTCTTCAATTTGTGATCTCTCAACGCCCGAGAGAGCTAAAGAGTTTTCGTCTTGTTTGGTCCTTCCCTCTACTCATCTTTAAGGTGTTGTGTGGTTATTCTTTTCAACGTTGTCTATGAGCTCTACCAAGCTTCCTTCCTTGAAGGTAGCTTCCATTGGGGGTTATTGTATGTAATTGTTGGTTGTGATGAACAACCCATATGCTTCATCGATTTTCTTTGATTCCCCGGAAGGTCTCATTTGGCTTTGGTGGGGAGAGTTGACGCTACTTCCTCTTACAATAGGGTCCTGTCCAATTTAGCTCAAGTATATAGATAGTAAGAGTTTGTTTTGGACCTTTGGCCTTTTGCTGGGTTCTAGCCTGTTAGGGCTTTGTTTTTTCTACAAGCCTTAATTTTTTTGCTTGAAATGTGTGAGTGCTTTTAAGTTTTGGGTTtagctagtttttttttttttttttttttttttttttttttttgcttttgcaTTCTAGCTTGATCTCTTATCTGTCTGGCTCAAGCCTTGTTATGGTAGTGAATTTCATatctttgaaaattttacttgatTTTACATTTTCGTAAAAGAAAAAGTGCATTGAAAATTTAATgtatcaattaattttttttttaatacacaCCTCATTTCTTCTCACACTAAAAAACGTTAGTTAGTTTAATCACTATACCTATCATAAAAATATCAATTACATCAAAATGATctgtttcataaaaaaaaaaaaagagagagagaatttaCCTTTTATCAGAAAGTATTAAAATTACATTTGTAGACATGCATATTATAGCTGACATGGATTTATTTTAATATGAAAACCTGTCATTACAGGTTACACAGATTTTTGATGAaacaaaattaaagtttagaaattTTTTAGTAATAAATTGAAGTAAGAGACAAATGAAATACAAGACAAAGTTTAAGAATGAACTATAAAAATTACTCAAATTTTTTTCTAATGTGTGTTTCACGATATTTGTACTCATGAAATATTCTCATACTTTAATTTTTTATGTATAATTTTCTACTAATTTTTTATATATCAGTTTGAATTAtcacataattaataaataatagtcCATTAAATATGAAAATTCTTAATAATTTGTAGCAAAAAAATTCTAATTCATAATAATAACaagaataattattatttaaaaaattgtaaattagtaaataataaaaaaaaattatatgtagcatactaattataataaattccaattattttttaacttgtaattttttttaaatttgtaatattttaatttatttaattttataataaaattttaaaatttgaaaaaaattaattatatttaaatttttattataaaattaaattatattaaaatgtcattaaaataaattttttaaaaaattattgaataataataatttttaagctTCGGCTGGCATTCTACGCCTCTTTTTGCATTGCCCACTGCGCAGCCTTGATATAGAGAGAGAGATTATGGCATTGGGATCGGTAATTATCATTTGAATTCACtcattttatgatttaatttataaatgttgtttaattttaatttaatattattaaaattattgtgatagcatactacagatttctaaattaatttgttaattttcacTTACAatcactcaattttaatttaattttttttcttaaaactcAAAACTCTCTTTAACTTCAATTTAAGTAAATCTAAAATCTCTATTATATGTAATTGAAGATTTACAGGCTACcacaaataaaaaattatgtCTGTCTCCTCATATATCTCTTAATTTCACATTTTCTAAAACAAATTATTAAATTTCCAATATTTACtgtgacaatatatatatatacacacactaaCAACATCATCTATTACTTTAGAAATTtaagaaatatataatttattaatttaattatttaaaaatttttaatacattttgaaatttattttaaaagttttaaactTAGATTATTATTACTGAATTTGGGTGTATTtagtgtaataccatttatttataatttgaaataataaattgaaatgattggTTGATTGTAtttagtgtaatactatttatttataatttgaaataataaattgaaatgattggTTGTAGTAGgtagaaaatataattatttaattttaatatttcttcaaattacaaataaatagtattacactaaatatattcaaatttaatggtaaaaatttaaaatttaaaatttttaaaataaatcttaaaatgtattaaaaaatcaaaatgatcaaattaataagttacattttttaaaatttctggGATATTATTAGTGTGAATATATTGTTGTTAGTATATATATTTGAaagttattaaattttgattagaAAAACGTGAAATTAGGAGAGATGTGAAGATAGAGaaataatttgtaacaccccgaaattttaatttttatgagcattttggtattttaattttatttaaattttaggaatttttttgagatttttcagattttaaaaatcgggttcgattttccgaaaatataaactttgatgatttttaaaaattaatttaaagaccacgtggcaaaactaaaaatatatttggagtctacgtatttttctgagttttacgaaattttttcggaatttttggacctcgttttcggtcccgaggcagagtaaaaattcaaaattttgtatttcgaatcg
This sequence is a window from Hevea brasiliensis isolate MT/VB/25A 57/8 chromosome 10, ASM3005281v1, whole genome shotgun sequence. Protein-coding genes within it:
- the LOC110670416 gene encoding probable cinnamyl alcohol dehydrogenase 1 isoform X1 yields the protein MLMLAEVGISLEIQCILWCQAECRHEIVGIVKEVGSNVSRFKVGDHVGVGTYVNSCKECGYCNDREEVNCVKGIVLTFNWIDLDGTITKGGYSSYIVVHERYCFRIPDDYPSALAAPLLCAGITVYNSMMRRGMNQPGKSLGVIGLGGLGHMPVKFGKAFGLKITVFRTSISKKEEALSVLGADNFVVCSDQEQMKAVSKSLDFIIDTSSGDHPFDPYMSLLKTAGVLVLVAFPSEVKFSPANLNLGMKSISGSITGGMRVTQEMLDFCAAHKIFPKIELIPIQHVNEALEWLINKDVRYWRHSWGVQQTSYRVSFQICTQSPESPHICSALVGH
- the LOC110670416 gene encoding probable cinnamyl alcohol dehydrogenase 1 isoform X2 — its product is MLMLAEVGISLEIQCILWCQAECRHEIVGIVKEVGSNVSRFKVGDHVGVGTYVNSCKECGYCNDREEVNCVKGIVLTFNWIDLDGTITKGGYSSYIVVHERYCFRIPDDYPSALAAPLLCAGITVYNSMMRRGMNQPGKSLGVIGLGGLGHMPVKFGKAFGLKITVFRTSISKKEEALSVLGADNFVVCSDQEQMKAVSKSLDFIIDTSSGDHPFDPYMSLLKTAGVLVLVAFPSEVKFSPANLNLGMKSISGSITGGMRVTQEMLDFCAAHKIFPKIELIPIQHVNEALEWLINKDVRLGSVCGGYGSANLDQS